From Micromonospora sp. NBC_01699, a single genomic window includes:
- the bioB gene encoding biotin synthase BioB yields the protein MPEILDRARAQVLGEGVGLDEASVLAVLRLPDEHLPAALQLAHDVRMRWCGPEVEVEGIVSLKTGGCPEDCHFCSQSGLFASPVRSVWLDIPSLVEAAKQTAKTGATEFCIVAAVRGPDARLMKQMREGVAAIKAEVDIQVAASLGMLSQEQVDELVDMGVHRYNHNLETCRSYFPNVVTTHSFEERWETLRMVRESGMEVCCGGILGLGESVEQRAEFAAQLAELDPHEVPLNFLNPRPGTPLGDQPVVEGKDALRAIAAFRLAMPRTILRFAGGREITLGDLGTRDGLLGGINAVIVGNYLTTLGRPADADLALLDELKMPVKALSATL from the coding sequence ATGCCAGAGATCCTCGACCGGGCGCGTGCCCAGGTGCTCGGTGAAGGTGTCGGTCTCGACGAGGCCAGCGTGCTCGCCGTGTTGCGCCTCCCCGACGAGCACCTGCCCGCCGCCCTGCAACTCGCCCACGACGTGCGGATGCGCTGGTGCGGCCCGGAGGTCGAGGTCGAGGGCATCGTCTCACTGAAGACGGGCGGCTGCCCGGAGGACTGCCACTTCTGCTCCCAGTCGGGGCTGTTCGCCTCGCCGGTCCGCTCGGTCTGGCTGGACATCCCGTCGCTGGTCGAGGCGGCGAAGCAGACGGCGAAGACCGGTGCGACCGAGTTCTGCATCGTCGCCGCCGTACGCGGCCCGGACGCGCGGCTGATGAAGCAGATGCGCGAGGGTGTGGCCGCGATCAAGGCGGAGGTGGACATCCAGGTCGCCGCCTCGCTCGGCATGCTCAGCCAGGAGCAGGTCGACGAGTTGGTCGACATGGGCGTGCACCGCTACAACCACAACCTGGAGACCTGCCGGTCGTACTTCCCGAACGTGGTCACCACCCACTCGTTCGAGGAGCGGTGGGAGACCCTGCGGATGGTGCGCGAGTCCGGCATGGAGGTCTGCTGCGGCGGCATCCTGGGCCTGGGCGAGTCGGTGGAGCAGCGGGCCGAGTTCGCCGCGCAGCTCGCCGAGCTCGACCCGCACGAGGTGCCGCTGAACTTCCTCAACCCGAGGCCGGGTACTCCGCTCGGTGACCAGCCGGTGGTCGAGGGCAAGGACGCGCTGCGGGCGATCGCCGCGTTCCGGCTGGCGATGCCGCGTACGATCCTCCGGTTCGCCGGCGGACGGGAGATCACCCTCGGTGACCTCGGCACCCGGGACGGGCTGCTCGGCGGCATCAACGCGGTGATCGTCGGCAACTACCTGACCACGCTGGGCCGTCCGGCCGACGCCGACCTGGCGCTGCTCGACGAGCTGAAGATGCCGGTCAAGGCCCTCTCCGCGACGCTCTGA
- a CDS encoding 8-amino-7-oxononanoate synthase, whose translation MASWLEALDRRAQLRAKAGLTRQLRPRGATDPVADLAGNDYLGLARHPAVTAAATGALHAYGLGATGSRLVRGSTDLHTTLEQALADWFGAERALVYSSGYLANLGAVRALVRPRTLLVSDAHNHASLIDGCRLSGAQTVVTPHNDVAAVEAALVAAPGRPAVVVTESVFSVDGDLAPLARLHEVARRHGALLLVDDAHAVGVLGPGGAGAVVDAGLAGAPDVVVTATLSKALGGAGGVVAGPVELVRHLVETGRTFIYDTALPPAVAAGVLAATGLARAGDPLRAELADRAATVVRRLGLAGLDVSAPAAGVVSVTAPGPEAATAWAADCLDRGVAVGCFRPPSTPDSRSRLRLTINTGVPRAEFDRALDVIVECAP comes from the coding sequence GTGGCGAGCTGGCTGGAGGCGCTGGACCGGCGTGCCCAGCTACGGGCCAAGGCGGGCCTGACCCGGCAACTGCGCCCCCGTGGCGCGACCGACCCGGTGGCCGACCTCGCCGGCAACGACTACCTCGGGCTGGCCCGGCATCCGGCGGTCACCGCCGCCGCCACCGGGGCACTGCACGCGTACGGGCTGGGCGCCACCGGATCGCGCCTGGTGCGCGGCTCGACCGACCTGCACACCACACTGGAACAGGCACTGGCCGACTGGTTCGGCGCCGAGCGGGCCCTGGTCTACTCCTCCGGCTACCTCGCCAACCTCGGTGCCGTACGGGCGCTGGTCCGGCCGCGTACGTTGCTCGTCTCGGACGCGCACAACCACGCCTCGCTGATCGACGGGTGCCGGCTGTCCGGGGCGCAGACCGTGGTCACCCCGCACAACGACGTCGCCGCCGTCGAGGCCGCCCTGGTGGCGGCACCGGGACGGCCGGCGGTGGTGGTGACCGAGTCGGTGTTCTCCGTCGACGGCGACCTCGCCCCGCTGGCCCGGCTGCACGAGGTGGCCCGCCGGCACGGGGCACTGCTGCTGGTCGACGACGCGCACGCGGTGGGCGTACTCGGTCCGGGTGGAGCCGGCGCGGTGGTCGACGCCGGCCTGGCCGGCGCACCGGACGTGGTCGTCACCGCGACGCTCTCCAAGGCGCTCGGCGGGGCCGGCGGCGTGGTCGCCGGGCCGGTGGAACTGGTCCGGCACCTGGTGGAGACCGGCCGGACCTTCATCTACGACACCGCGCTGCCGCCGGCCGTGGCGGCGGGTGTGCTCGCCGCCACCGGGCTGGCGCGGGCCGGTGACCCGCTGCGGGCCGAGCTGGCCGACCGGGCCGCCACCGTCGTTCGCCGCCTCGGCCTGGCCGGACTGGACGTGTCGGCACCGGCGGCCGGGGTTGTCTCGGTGACCGCGCCGGGGCCCGAGGCGGCGACCGCGTGGGCGGCCGACTGCCTGGACCGGGGGGTCGCGGTCGGCTGCTTCCGCCCACCATCCACTCCGGACAGTCGGTCCCGGCTCCGGCTGACGATCAACACCGGGGTGCCCCGGGCCGAGTTCGACCGGGCCCTGGACGTGATCGTGGAGTGTGCCCCGTGA
- a CDS encoding ice-binding family protein, which translates to MTVTVTHHVRRALLPASVGLAAVAVVTSVALLLVNNSGAQAAQAPVGLGTAANFSVLAGSTVTNTGPSFLAQDLGVSPGNTATGFPPGLVGGAIHLADAVALQAKNDLTTAYNDAAGRTPFTNLPAELGGSTLIHGVYRIGAAQLTGQLTLDSQNDPAAVWIFQIDSTLTTAPNSSVIFINGASPCNVYWQIGSSATIDTGTIFVGNILAATSITMNTGATLQGRALAETGAVTLDTNTITEPICSQPTGTPTSTPTGTPTGTPTGTPTGTPTGTPTGTPTGPPTGTPTGPPTGRPTRSHLPITGPGGGSTLIPVLTAAGTSMVVVGGLLVFLYRRRMHES; encoded by the coding sequence GTGACGGTTACAGTCACTCATCATGTTCGCCGGGCGTTGCTGCCCGCATCCGTAGGACTCGCCGCGGTGGCCGTCGTCACCTCGGTCGCCCTGCTCCTGGTCAACAACAGCGGCGCCCAGGCCGCCCAGGCTCCCGTCGGTCTCGGTACCGCCGCGAACTTCTCCGTCCTCGCCGGTTCCACCGTCACCAACACCGGCCCCAGCTTCCTCGCCCAGGATCTCGGCGTCAGCCCCGGCAACACCGCCACCGGCTTCCCACCCGGACTCGTCGGCGGCGCCATCCACCTCGCCGACGCCGTCGCCCTGCAAGCGAAGAACGACCTCACCACCGCCTACAACGACGCCGCCGGCCGCACCCCCTTCACCAACCTTCCCGCCGAGCTCGGCGGCAGCACCCTCATCCACGGTGTCTACCGGATCGGCGCCGCCCAACTCACCGGCCAACTCACCCTCGACTCCCAGAACGACCCCGCCGCCGTCTGGATCTTCCAGATCGACTCCACCCTCACCACCGCCCCCAACAGCAGCGTGATCTTCATCAACGGCGCCTCCCCCTGCAACGTCTACTGGCAGATCGGCAGCTCCGCCACCATCGACACCGGCACCATCTTCGTCGGCAACATCCTCGCCGCCACATCCATCACCATGAACACCGGCGCCACCCTCCAGGGCCGCGCCCTGGCCGAGACCGGCGCCGTCACCCTCGACACCAACACGATCACCGAACCGATCTGCTCCCAGCCGACCGGCACCCCCACCTCGACCCCGACGGGTACGCCAACCGGCACCCCGACCGGCACCCCGACCGGCACCCCGACCGGCACCCCGACCGGCACGCCCACCGGGCCGCCCACGGGCACCCCGACCGGGCCGCCCACCGGCAGGCCGACCCGCAGCCACCTGCCGATCACCGGCCCCGGCGGCGGAAGCACCCTGATCCCGGTGCTGACCGCGGCCGGAACCAGCATGGTCGTAGTGGGTGGGCTGCTCGTCTTCCTCTACCGCCGACGGATGCACGAGTCCTGA
- a CDS encoding M36 family metallopeptidase, producing MRLPERTVFGNRWRVMPAFATAVVIAATLPGATAASAAPDRAAPATPAAAKDSSVDEHNHEARDKDNRRGTASPSSSQRSVAGRVDTSVRWNAFGTPHALGPVDAGLATGLATDPETAARQYLVAQRDLFGLDEAAVAGMEKLLVRPIGTGAVVTLRQRFGDLPAGVDGLVSVAVDRGTVVHVSSSLTRDTSAPAPLTISADEAYAAALADADLTADQVASHDLRKVAVPTPVDGNRAAWEVTLIGKASTEPAAFTTFVDGTDRSVLVREDLVDYDSENPQWAVFPANPPSRTNPRHDDRVTWCFTSTRGCEKTVQDAASGQAWDVDLATGEPTLTTRGNSANNVVSWGAGTPVVPATPSPTREYDYPFTDQWRQSKCNPEVFTSLQRNDIDAATANLFAMHNRMHDWAYNLGFDEGAWNLQAVNLTAEGLGNDAEQGRAQQGALTGNRNNANQSTPRDGLPPSTNMYLWQPIAGTSYPPCVDGDYDMTVIGHEYAHAITNRMIGGPDAGIGGHQGGSMGESWGDLLGTEYLVQNGWKPAGKSPYIVGGYVTGNLESGIRNYDLSRSPLNYSDVGYALSGPAVHADGEIWGATNHRIRSALVDRYGDGKPSIQVACAEGKLAVDKCPGNRRWTQLVFDSYLLQAVSQVSMLDMRDNMLAADVLRFGGRNQDIIWNAFAESGMGRDAATVNAADTDPTPSFASPHARNATVTLRPKGDSASAPVRLYVGEYEARAVPIADTDPATALPDTFEIVPGKEFSFLAVAPGFGHTRFTEKFKSGEREKLDPDLERNLASLTAGAVVSGDGVNLDRIADDTEATNWASLDGVAGKRVTVDLPGDRAQTVRRVNVSAYLRPAIAGDVDTGSQNALSALRSFTVLACDDRRSDCTDDASYRKVYTSRSDAFPGGAFRPYTRELNIRSFEIPKTTATHLRLEVTDSQCTGGPLYAGEQDNDPATATDCTANSPFRTQVRIAEFQAFER from the coding sequence TTGCGTCTACCGGAGCGGACAGTGTTCGGCAACAGATGGCGGGTCATGCCCGCGTTCGCCACGGCCGTCGTGATCGCGGCCACCCTTCCCGGTGCCACCGCGGCCAGCGCCGCCCCCGACAGGGCGGCACCGGCGACCCCGGCCGCCGCGAAGGACTCGTCCGTCGACGAGCACAACCACGAGGCCAGGGACAAGGACAACCGTCGGGGTACGGCGAGCCCGAGCAGCAGCCAGCGCTCGGTCGCCGGCCGGGTCGACACCTCCGTACGGTGGAACGCGTTCGGCACCCCGCACGCGCTCGGCCCGGTCGACGCGGGCCTGGCCACCGGTCTGGCCACCGACCCGGAAACCGCCGCCCGGCAGTACCTGGTGGCGCAGCGGGACCTGTTCGGCCTGGACGAGGCGGCCGTGGCGGGCATGGAGAAGCTGCTGGTCCGGCCGATCGGCACCGGTGCCGTGGTCACCCTGCGGCAGCGCTTCGGTGACCTGCCCGCCGGGGTGGACGGCCTGGTCAGCGTCGCGGTCGACCGGGGCACCGTCGTGCACGTCAGCTCCTCGCTCACCCGCGACACCAGCGCCCCGGCGCCGCTGACCATCTCCGCCGACGAGGCGTACGCCGCCGCACTGGCCGACGCCGACCTGACCGCCGACCAGGTGGCCAGCCACGACCTGCGCAAGGTTGCCGTACCGACCCCGGTGGACGGGAACCGGGCGGCCTGGGAGGTGACGCTGATCGGCAAGGCGAGCACCGAACCGGCGGCCTTCACCACCTTCGTGGACGGCACCGACCGCAGCGTCCTGGTCCGGGAGGACCTGGTCGACTACGACTCGGAGAACCCACAGTGGGCGGTCTTCCCGGCCAACCCGCCGAGCCGGACCAACCCGCGTCACGACGACCGGGTCACCTGGTGCTTCACCTCGACCCGAGGCTGCGAGAAGACCGTCCAGGACGCCGCCAGCGGCCAGGCCTGGGACGTCGACCTGGCCACCGGCGAGCCGACCCTGACCACCCGGGGCAACTCGGCGAACAACGTCGTCTCCTGGGGTGCCGGCACCCCGGTCGTGCCGGCCACGCCGAGCCCGACCCGGGAGTACGACTACCCGTTCACCGACCAGTGGCGACAGTCCAAGTGCAACCCCGAGGTGTTCACCTCGTTGCAGCGCAACGACATCGACGCCGCCACCGCGAACCTGTTCGCGATGCACAACCGGATGCACGACTGGGCGTACAACCTCGGCTTCGACGAGGGCGCGTGGAACCTCCAGGCGGTCAACCTCACCGCCGAGGGGCTGGGCAACGACGCCGAGCAGGGCCGCGCCCAGCAGGGTGCGCTGACCGGCAACCGGAACAACGCCAACCAGTCGACCCCGCGCGACGGCCTGCCGCCGAGCACCAACATGTACCTGTGGCAGCCGATCGCCGGTACGTCGTACCCGCCCTGCGTGGACGGTGACTACGACATGACGGTGATCGGGCACGAGTACGCGCACGCGATCACCAACCGCATGATCGGTGGACCGGATGCCGGTATCGGCGGCCACCAGGGCGGCTCGATGGGCGAGTCGTGGGGTGACCTGCTCGGCACCGAGTACCTGGTGCAGAACGGCTGGAAGCCGGCCGGGAAGAGCCCGTACATCGTCGGTGGCTACGTCACCGGCAACCTGGAGAGCGGCATCCGCAACTACGACCTCAGCCGTAGCCCGCTGAACTACTCCGACGTCGGCTACGCCCTGTCCGGCCCGGCGGTGCACGCCGACGGTGAGATCTGGGGCGCCACCAACCACCGGATCCGCTCGGCCCTGGTCGACCGGTACGGCGACGGCAAGCCGTCGATCCAGGTGGCCTGCGCCGAGGGCAAGCTCGCCGTCGACAAGTGCCCGGGTAACCGGCGCTGGACGCAGCTGGTCTTCGACTCGTACCTGCTCCAGGCGGTCAGCCAGGTCAGCATGCTCGACATGCGGGACAACATGCTCGCCGCCGACGTGCTCCGCTTCGGCGGTCGCAACCAGGACATCATCTGGAACGCGTTCGCCGAGTCGGGCATGGGCCGGGACGCGGCCACGGTCAACGCCGCGGACACCGACCCGACGCCGAGCTTCGCCTCGCCGCACGCCCGCAACGCCACCGTCACGCTCCGCCCGAAGGGCGACAGCGCGAGCGCGCCGGTCCGGCTCTACGTCGGCGAGTACGAGGCCCGCGCGGTGCCGATCGCGGACACCGACCCGGCCACCGCACTGCCGGACACCTTCGAGATCGTGCCGGGCAAGGAGTTCTCCTTCCTGGCCGTGGCGCCCGGCTTCGGGCACACCCGGTTCACCGAGAAGTTCAAGTCGGGCGAGCGGGAGAAGCTGGACCCGGACCTGGAGCGCAACCTCGCCTCGTTGACCGCCGGCGCGGTGGTCAGCGGTGACGGGGTCAACCTGGACCGGATCGCCGACGACACCGAGGCCACCAACTGGGCGTCGCTGGACGGCGTGGCCGGCAAGCGGGTCACGGTGGACCTGCCCGGTGACCGGGCGCAGACCGTACGGCGGGTGAACGTGAGCGCGTACCTGCGGCCGGCTATCGCCGGTGACGTGGACACGGGCAGCCAGAACGCGTTGTCGGCGTTGCGGTCGTTCACCGTGCTCGCCTGCGACGACCGTCGTTCGGACTGCACCGACGACGCGAGCTACCGGAAGGTCTACACCAGCCGGTCGGACGCGTTCCCCGGTGGGGCGTTCCGGCCGTACACCCGGGAGCTGAACATCCGTTCGTTCGAGATCCCGAAGACGACCGCGACCCACCTGCGCCTGGAGGTGACCGACAGCCAGTGCACCGGCGGTCCGCTCTACGCCGGCGAGCAGGACAACGATCCGGCCACCGCGACCGACTGCACCGCGAACAGCCCGTTCCGGACCCAGGTCCGGATCGCGGAGTTCCAGGCTTTCGAGCGGTAG
- the bioD gene encoding dethiobiotin synthase — protein sequence MGPVSVTSWRGPILVTGTDTDVGKTVVTAAITAAAQAAGLRVAVIKPGQTGTVTGAPSDIDTINRLAAPLTARTLANFPEPLAPLAAARVAAAEPLELYAVVDAIRAEADKHDLVLVEGAGGLLVPMGVRPSGEPWTVADLAVSLGAPAVVVSRAGLGTLNHTALTLEALERRAVPAGVVLGAWPNEPELVHWANLSELVPNMVGALPDGAGAMDPGVFRRSAPGWLTPALYGVLDDWRTWADDVH from the coding sequence GTGGGCCCGGTGAGCGTCACCTCGTGGCGGGGACCGATCCTGGTCACCGGCACCGACACCGACGTGGGCAAGACCGTGGTCACCGCGGCGATCACCGCCGCCGCGCAGGCGGCCGGGCTGCGGGTCGCGGTCATCAAACCCGGCCAGACCGGTACGGTGACCGGCGCCCCATCGGACATCGACACGATCAACCGGTTGGCCGCCCCGCTGACCGCCCGTACGCTGGCGAACTTTCCCGAACCGCTGGCCCCGCTGGCGGCGGCGAGGGTCGCGGCGGCGGAACCCCTGGAGCTGTACGCGGTGGTCGACGCGATACGCGCCGAAGCCGACAAACACGACCTGGTGCTGGTCGAGGGGGCCGGTGGGCTGCTGGTGCCGATGGGCGTACGCCCCTCCGGCGAACCGTGGACCGTCGCCGACCTGGCCGTGTCGCTCGGTGCGCCGGCCGTGGTGGTCAGCCGCGCCGGACTCGGCACGCTCAACCACACCGCGCTCACCCTGGAGGCGTTGGAACGGCGCGCGGTGCCGGCCGGGGTGGTGCTGGGCGCCTGGCCGAACGAGCCGGAGCTGGTGCACTGGGCCAACCTCAGCGAGCTGGTGCCGAACATGGTCGGCGCGCTGCCGGACGGGGCCGGCGCAATGGATCCCGGTGTGTTCCGGCGCTCCGCGCCCGGCTGGCTCACCCCCGCCCTGTACGGCGTGCTCGACGACTGGCGTACCTGGGCCGACGACGTGCACTGA
- a CDS encoding class I SAM-dependent methyltransferase, translating into MSETSAAFVRLHARLAPVAFVPEVRLHQADEPIGLWQLTEGEFRSEQPPPFWAFAWAGGQALARYLLDHPDEVAGRRVLDFASGSGLVAIAAARAGAAHVRAVEIDERAGAAIELNALANDVPVDITVADILDDDSAGDAQLVLAGDVFYSQAMANRVLRFLLRAARGGARVLVGDPDRAFLPRGRFIKLASYDVPVPPALESVRVKPTTVWELDPGKPGAAG; encoded by the coding sequence GTGTCCGAAACCTCGGCGGCGTTCGTCCGCCTGCACGCCCGGCTGGCCCCGGTCGCCTTCGTCCCGGAGGTACGACTGCACCAGGCCGACGAGCCGATAGGTCTGTGGCAGCTCACCGAGGGTGAGTTCCGCAGCGAACAGCCGCCGCCGTTCTGGGCCTTCGCCTGGGCCGGCGGCCAGGCCCTGGCCCGGTACCTGCTCGACCACCCGGACGAGGTGGCCGGTCGCCGGGTGCTCGACTTCGCCTCCGGCTCCGGGCTGGTCGCCATCGCCGCCGCCCGCGCCGGAGCCGCACACGTACGCGCGGTCGAGATCGACGAGCGGGCCGGCGCCGCGATCGAGCTGAACGCGCTGGCCAACGACGTCCCGGTCGACATCACCGTCGCCGACATCCTCGACGACGACTCCGCCGGTGACGCCCAGCTCGTGCTCGCCGGGGACGTCTTCTACAGCCAGGCGATGGCCAACCGGGTGCTGCGCTTCCTGCTCCGCGCCGCCCGCGGCGGGGCGCGGGTGCTGGTCGGCGACCCGGACCGGGCGTTCCTGCCCCGGGGCCGGTTCATCAAGCTGGCCAGCTACGACGTGCCGGTCCCGCCCGCGCTGGAGAGCGTACGGGTGAAGCCCACCACGGTCTGGGAACTCGATCCCGGCAAGCCGGGTGCCGCTGGGTAG
- a CDS encoding TetR/AcrR family transcriptional regulator, with protein MSPRPLAFTDDRILSAAASAIADIGPAALTLADVAQRTGASPATLVKRFGSKRGLLVAVSRRGVQDVTEAFREPRREGVSALDRLEDVLAGLTGGIKRHEQMAHHVAFLMMDLTDPELYAQAGDFTAALRDGIRGLLAEAARTGELAGAGAGAELDELAEALLIAYNGMMITWALQPRGVLGDRVRGQFRFLLRPYRRRLDP; from the coding sequence ATGAGTCCCCGACCCCTGGCCTTCACCGACGACCGGATTCTCTCCGCCGCCGCCTCGGCGATCGCCGACATCGGCCCGGCCGCGCTCACCCTGGCCGATGTCGCGCAGCGTACGGGCGCTTCGCCGGCCACCCTGGTCAAGCGCTTCGGCTCCAAGCGCGGGTTGCTGGTCGCGGTGTCCCGTCGGGGGGTGCAGGACGTCACGGAGGCGTTCCGCGAGCCCCGGCGGGAAGGGGTGTCGGCGCTGGACCGGCTGGAGGACGTACTGGCCGGGCTGACCGGGGGCATCAAACGGCACGAGCAGATGGCCCATCATGTGGCCTTCCTGATGATGGACCTCACCGACCCCGAGTTGTACGCCCAGGCCGGCGACTTCACCGCCGCGCTGCGCGACGGCATCCGGGGCCTGCTGGCCGAGGCGGCGCGTACCGGAGAGTTGGCCGGTGCCGGTGCCGGTGCTGAGCTGGACGAGCTTGCCGAGGCGCTGCTCATCGCCTACAACGGCATGATGATCACCTGGGCGCTGCAACCCCGGGGGGTGCTGGGCGACCGGGTCAGAGGTCAGTTCCGGTTCCTGCTTCGGCCGTACCGTCGGCGGTTGGATCCCTGA
- the bsaP gene encoding biotin synthase auxiliary protein BsaP translates to MIASGAEPVTTAAAPWCDRCGRSTGDGSHAACAAARALEPPRFCPQCRRRMKVQVLPTGWSAVCVEHGELRH, encoded by the coding sequence GTGATTGCGAGCGGAGCAGAGCCGGTGACGACAGCGGCGGCCCCCTGGTGCGACCGGTGCGGCCGGTCCACCGGGGACGGCTCGCACGCCGCCTGCGCGGCGGCCCGTGCGCTGGAGCCGCCCCGGTTCTGCCCGCAGTGCCGACGCCGGATGAAGGTGCAGGTCCTACCGACCGGCTGGTCGGCGGTCTGCGTGGAGCACGGCGAACTCCGCCACTGA
- a CDS encoding cytochrome P450: MLFRSWAAGTVDRPWPDVTTVADHVDVDHLVVTRHALVRQVLADPQTYRPDNALDAMSPMPIAALRILAGYGFRLPPTLANNSGHSHPAIRTIVADALHPVRVAEQRDWLTGVVRTRITRLAAELAAGRPVDLYADLAADLPLLVLGRLVDLPDARIEVVKEFTRSALELFWAPVDTARQRALADIVGRFHTVLRDFAATGSGLAARLRAAGHPTDVVVGALFFLLVAGQETTSQFLTLLLHRLTGEPEVLCGLADGTVEVADVVEEGLRLEPPIVTWRRVAVRDTTLGGVAVPAGRSVVLWLARAGRDPAVVAEPEEFRPGQPGSRRHLAFGAGAHRCVGAQLTRMEAAVVVAETAPLLRDVTVVRAPWCPDNLSFRMPDALVIAARKPDAPA; this comes from the coding sequence GTGCTGTTCCGCAGTTGGGCGGCGGGGACCGTGGACCGGCCGTGGCCGGACGTGACCACCGTCGCCGACCACGTCGACGTCGACCACCTGGTGGTGACCCGGCACGCCCTGGTCCGCCAGGTCCTCGCCGACCCGCAGACGTACCGGCCGGACAACGCGCTGGACGCGATGAGCCCGATGCCGATCGCCGCCCTGCGGATCCTCGCCGGGTACGGGTTCCGGCTGCCGCCGACGCTGGCGAACAACAGTGGACACAGCCACCCGGCGATCCGGACCATCGTCGCCGACGCCCTGCACCCGGTGCGGGTCGCCGAGCAGCGGGACTGGCTGACCGGCGTGGTCCGTACCCGAATCACCCGGCTCGCCGCGGAGCTTGCCGCCGGCCGCCCGGTCGACCTGTACGCGGACCTCGCCGCCGATCTGCCGCTGCTGGTGCTCGGCCGGCTGGTCGACCTGCCCGACGCCCGGATCGAGGTGGTCAAGGAGTTCACCCGGTCCGCGCTCGAACTGTTCTGGGCCCCGGTCGACACCGCCCGTCAGCGGGCCCTGGCCGACATCGTGGGCCGTTTCCACACCGTGCTGCGAGACTTCGCCGCCACCGGCTCCGGGCTCGCCGCCCGGCTGCGCGCCGCCGGCCACCCGACGGACGTGGTGGTCGGCGCCCTGTTCTTCCTGCTGGTCGCCGGGCAGGAGACGACGTCACAGTTCCTGACCCTGCTGCTGCACCGGCTCACCGGCGAGCCCGAGGTGCTGTGTGGGCTGGCCGACGGCACGGTCGAGGTGGCCGACGTGGTGGAGGAGGGACTCCGGCTGGAGCCGCCGATCGTCACCTGGCGTCGGGTCGCCGTCCGGGACACCACGCTCGGCGGTGTCGCCGTACCGGCGGGGCGCAGCGTCGTACTCTGGCTGGCCCGCGCCGGCCGGGACCCGGCGGTGGTCGCGGAGCCGGAGGAGTTCCGGCCCGGCCAGCCCGGATCCCGCCGGCACCTCGCCTTCGGTGCCGGCGCGCACCGTTGCGTCGGGGCCCAGCTCACCCGGATGGAGGCCGCCGTGGTGGTCGCCGAGACCGCGCCGCTGCTGCGTGACGTCACCGTCGTACGCGCACCCTGGTGCCCGGACAACCTCTCCTTCCGCATGCCCGACGCCCTGGTCATCGCGGCCCGGAAGCCAGACGCGCCGGCGTGA